TCCACTCGGCCAGTGCCTCGAAGAGGGACACCTCCACCGGGTGGGCGGTGCCCGTGGTGGCGCGTGTGTACAGGGCGGTCAGGACGCCGCTGTAGGCGTACATCCCGGCGGCGATGTCAGCGACCGAGATCCCGACGCGTGCGGTCTCCTGCGGGGTTCCGGTCAGGGAGACCAGGCCGGTCTGGCACTGCACCAGCAGGTCGTACGACTTGCGGTCGGCCCACGGTCCGTCGGTGCCGTATCCGGAGATCGTGCACGGGATCAGCCGTGGCCAACGCTTGCTGAGCGTGTCGGTGTCGAGGCCGAGGCGGTCGACCGCGCCGGGGGCGAGGTTCTGCACGAAGACGTCGGCGTCGTCGAGGAGCCGGTGCAGGATCTCCAGGCCGCGCGGGTCCTTGAGGTCCAGGGTGAGGGATTCCTTGGAGCGGTTCAGCCAGACGAAATAGCTGGAGTGACCGTGGACGGTCGTGTCGTACCGCCGCGCGAAGTCTCCGCCGCCCGGCCGCTCCACCTTGATGACCCGGGCGCCGAGGTCGGCCAGCTGCCGGGTGGCGTAGGGGGCGGCCACCGCCTGCTCCAGGCTGACGACCGTGATCCCGGACAGAGGAAGCTTCGGGACGCTCATATGGCCCATTTGTACGGCCAAATCGAGGACACGTCAAAGTGATCCAAGTCATCTGCACGGAGTCATCTGTGGGCGGGGAGGAAGGACACCCGGTCCTCCCTCCTCACCCCGCGTCATCAGGACTGGCGGCTCGGATGGCACAGCACCATCACGGCGCGGGCGACGAGTTCGCCGGCACCGCCGAGCTCCTGGCGGTAGCGGTCCGTCATCTCCCGTACGGTCTCCGCGAACTCGGGATCGACGGCGCGGGCGCGCGCGGGGGGAGGCAGTTCCTGCGCCATGGCGCGGCGACGGGCGAGAAGGGTGATGATCTCCTCGTCGAGCCGCTCTATCCGGTCCGGTGACGGGTCCGCCGTCAGGTCGGCGGTGCTGTTCGTCGTCACAATGAATCTCCGTTCTTCCGCGGGTGATGCGACGGGCGTCATCGCAGTCGGTCCTTCAACACCTTGCCCGTGGCGCCGATCGGCAACTCCTCTCCGGACTCCGCGGATCGGGGAACGCGTGCACCTGCCGCGCTGAGCCGTGAAACCCGCTGGTCGGTGTCTCGCCGCCGCGGGTAGGGTCGCCGCGTTCCGATCGGCCACGCACGTCGATCACCCACCTCGACCACGTACGGAGCCCGACCCCCATGACCAGCCCTCGACCGACGACGACCCTCTGGCGCCCCACCGGCCCCGTCGAGCTGGAGCTGGTCCGCGAGCTGAACTGGCGTGCCTGGCCGCCGCGGCTGCCCGAGCAGCCGATCTTCTATCCCGTCCTGAACGAGGACTACGCCGTGAAGATCGCCCGGGACTGGAACGTGAAGCACGACGGTGCCGGCTTCGTGACCCGCTTCGAGGTCGACGCGGACTTCCTGCGCCGCTATCCCGTCCAGCAGGCCGGCGGCGAGACGATCCTGGAGCTGTGGGTGCCGGCCGAGGAGCTCGACGAGTTCAACGCGCACATCGTCGGCGAGATCGAGGTCGTCCACGAGTTCCGGTGACGGGGGCGACGCTGACCGCGTTTACGAGCGGGCCAAGTGGCGCATCGTCAGGGCCAGTTGCAGCCTGAACCGGCCCTGCGGGGTGCGCACGGGCCAGCCCAGCACGTGCTCGGCGTGCACCAGCCGGTCCTGGAGCGTCGAGTGGTGCACGTTGATC
Above is a window of Streptomyces sp. NBC_00490 DNA encoding:
- a CDS encoding CaiB/BaiF CoA transferase family protein — encoded protein: MSVPKLPLSGITVVSLEQAVAAPYATRQLADLGARVIKVERPGGGDFARRYDTTVHGHSSYFVWLNRSKESLTLDLKDPRGLEILHRLLDDADVFVQNLAPGAVDRLGLDTDTLSKRWPRLIPCTISGYGTDGPWADRKSYDLLVQCQTGLVSLTGTPQETARVGISVADIAAGMYAYSGVLTALYTRATTGTAHPVEVSLFEALAEWMGQPANYTQYGGSQPPRLGTQHATIAPYGTFRSADGKDVLFSIQNEREWAVLCAEFLGDPGLTTDPRFATGSDRVAHREELNTVVAERCARSDAEEILKDLEDIGIACAGVNDIAAFLDHPVLAARGRWREVGVPGATVRALVPPADLAGLPARMDPVPAVGEHTDTILTGLGRSRDDIEALRADGVV